GCCGCCCTGGTCGCCGAGGCGCTGGCCGGGGCGACCGGGATCGCGGCCGACGACGACCCGTGGGCGCCCGACCGGATGGTGTGGTCGCTGCTGCGTGTCATCGACGCCGCCGTCGGCGAGCCGTGGTGCGCGGTCCTGGCCCACCACCTCGGTGCCGACGAACCGGCCGGGCGCAGCCATCGCGCGGGCCGCCGCTTCGCCACCGCGGCTCGCATCGCCGCCCTCTTCGACGGCTACGCCGCCCACCGCCCCACCGTGCTCACCGCCTGGGCCACCGGCTCCGACACCGACGGCTGCGGCACCCCCCTCCCGGAAGACCTGCGCTGGCAACCCGAACTGTGGCGACGGCTGCGCGCCGACCTCGGCACCCCGAGCCCCGCTGAACGCCTCACCGACGCCTGCGCCCGCCTACGCTCCACCCCCGCCATCGTCGCCCTGCCGCAACGCCTTTCACTGTTCGGCGTGACCCGCCTCAGCACCGACCAACTGCTGGTGCTCGACGCCCTGGGACAACAACGGGATGTCCACCTCTGGCTCATACATCCGAGCCCTGTCCTGTGGAAGCGGCTGGGGGAGATGTCGTCACCGACCTCCGTGATTCCGTCGTGCACTTGGCCGGAATCTACTGGTATGCAGCGGGTTACGATGGATCCCGGCCAAAAGCGCGCCGGGATGACTGGAGAGCGCGCCGGGATGACTGGAGAGCGCGCGGGGGTGACTGGAGTGCCCGCCGAGGTGGCGGGAGAGTGCGCCGGGGTGACTGGAGAGCGTGTCGGGGTGGCGGGAGTGCCCGCCGGGATGGCAGGAGAACGTGCCGGGACGATCGGGTGGCATCAGAGCACCGATCTCGGTACTGATCGGGTCGCCGAGGTCGTAGCACCCGTTCGCGCGGGAGACGGTAGTGCGTTGGTGGTGTCGCATCCGTTGTCGGCGGCGCTGGGGCGGGATGTGCGGGAGTTGCAGCAGCGGCTGCGGGTGCTCGGGGGGGGTGTGCGATGTGCATCATCCGGGCGGGGGGATGTCCTCGGGGGCTTTGCTTTCCGAGGTGCAGGCCGGGATCGTCGGGGATGTGTGGCCGCCGCGGGGCGATGCGGTCGGTGACGGCACGGTGCAGGTGCATTCGTGTCATGGGGCGGCGCGGCAGGTCGAGGTGCTGCGGGATGTGCTGTTGGGGCTGTTCGCGGCGGATTCGACGCTCCAGGCGCGGGATGTGATCGTGCTGTGCCCGGATGTGGACGGTTACGGGCCGCTGGTGCGGGCCGCGTTCGGGCAGTGGCACGGTGAGCTCACGGCGGGACCGGCGCATCCGGCGCACGGGCTGCGGGTGCGGCTGGCCGATCGGTCGCCGGGCGTGGTCAATCCGGTGCTGAGCGTGCTCGAGGAGCTGCTGGCCCTGGCCGACGGGCGGGTAACCGTCACCCAGGTGCTGGATCTCGCCGCGGCGGAACCGATTCGGCTGCGCTGCGGCTTCGACGACGACGATATCGAGCGGCTGCGCGAATGGGCGGCCGAGACCGGCGCGCGGTGGGGCATCGGGCAGCGGCAGCGACAGGCGTTCGGCCTCACCGACTTCGCGCAGAACACCCTGAACGCGGCCGTCGACCGGATTCTGCTCGGCGTCGCGGCGGGCGAATCCTCCGAGGACTGGCTGGATCTCGCGCTGCCGCTGGAGGACGTGGACTCCGGCGACGTCGATCTCGCGGGCCGGTTCGCCGAATTCGTCGACCGGCTCGCGGTCTGCGTGCGCGACCTGCGCGGCCCCACCCCGGCCGAACCCGCCGGATCCGAACGCCCGGCGCACGAATGGGCGCAGGTGCTAGGCCGGGCCCTGGACCTGCTCACCGACACCACCCACGCGAACTCTTGGCAGGCGGTCCAGGCGCGGCGCGATGTGCGCGTGGCCCTCGACCACGCCGGTGACATCGCCCTGCGGCTGCCCGATATCGCGGCGCTGCTGCACGCCAGGCTCGCGAGCCGGGTGTCGCGCACCAACTTTCGCACCGGCGAACTGACCGTGTGCACGCTGCAGCCGCTGCGCTCGGTCCCGCACCGGGTGGTGGTGCTGCTCGGGCTCGACGACGACGTGTTCCCGCGTGCGGGCGGCATCGACGGCGACGACGTGCTGGCGCGCGAACCCCGAGTGGGCGAACGGGATTCGCGCAGCGAGGATCGGCAGCTGCTGCTGGACGCGATCCTGGCCGCGCGCGAGAAACTGATCGTGCTGCACACCGGCGCCGATCCGGTGACCGGCGCACACCGCCCGCCCGCCATCCCGCTCGCCGAACTGCTCGACGTGCTGCGCGCCCATACCGGCGATCTCTCGACCGTGGTGACCCGACATCCGTTGCAGTCCTTCGACAGTCGCAATTTCGACCCGGACCGGCCGTTCAGCTTCGACACCGTCGCGCTGGCGGGAGCCCGGGCCGCCGCCCGCCCGGCGCGGGAACGCCCGGCCTTCCTGCCCGGCCCGCTGCCCGCCGCCGCACGCGTGGATGTCGAGCTGGCGGAACTGATTTCGTTCGCCGAACACCCGGTGCGCGCGTTCCTGTGGCAGCGCCTGGGCATCCGGGTGCCGGAGGAAGAGGAGGAGATCGACGAGCGGCTGCCGATCGAACTCGACGGCCTGGCCCGGTGGAATATGGGCGAGCGCATGCTGTCGGCCCGGCTCACCGGCGCGGATCCCGCGACGCTGCGGGCGGCCGAATGGCGGCGCGGCACCCTGCCGCCGTTCGGGCTCGGCGCCGCCGTCCTCGACGATGTGGCCGACACCGTGGACCGGCTGGTCCGGGTGGCGCGGCCGCTGCACGAGGTGCCCGCGCGCACCATCGACGTGGCCGTCGACCTGGGCGACGGGCGGCTGCTCAGCGGCACGGTGCCGGACGTGCACGACGACGCCGTCGTGCGCACCACCTTCTCCCGGCTCGCGCCCAAGCATCGGATGGCAGCCTGGGTGCGGGTGCTGGCCCTGGCCGCCACCGAGCGGCACCAGGGCTGGCGGGCGCTGAGCATCGGCCGCGGCAAATTCGGCCGTCCCGCGTGGCGTTCGGCGCTGACCGCACCCAATGGCGCGGTGGCGCAGTCGATTCTGCGCGACCTGGCCGACCTGCGCGACGAGGGCCTGGCCGAGCCGCTGCCGATCGCGCCGACCGCCTCCGCGGTCTATGCCGAACGCCGTTGCCAGGGCGCGAGTCTCGATGACGCCCGCCTCGCCGCGGATCAGGAATTCCTCGGCGGCCCCAACGGTCCCAAGCCCTTCGGCGACCACACCGACCGCTACCTCCGCTACGTCTGGGGCCCGGCCCCACGCCTCGAACACCTGGAGTCCCCCCTGCCCGACCCCGACCCCGCCGGAGAGCGCACCCGGTTCGGCGCCCTCGCCCGCCGCCTGTGGAATCCGTTGCTGGCCTGCGAATCCCAGGGGCAGCCGTGACCGACGAACTGTTCTCCGTCGCCGACCTGCAACCGGCCCACCGCCCCACCCGCCGCCGCCCGGCCACATCTGTTGCACCCCAGGCCGTCTCGGCATCAGAGACCGACGGCACGCTGAGCCTTGTCGAGCCCGTCTCGCCTGCCGGTGCCGAATCCGCCGGGGCCGGTACCTCATCCGAGGCCGACGCGATGGCGGGCACTGCCCCGGAAACTACTTCGAAGCCGGACGGCACGCGATTCGAGCTGTGCGGCCCCCTGCCGACGGGGACGACCGTGCTGGAGGCCAGTGCGGGGACCGGGAAGACCTATGCGATCGTCGGGCTGGCGGTGCGGTTCGTGGCCGAGGCCGGGGTGGATGTCTCGGAGTTGCTGCTCGTGACGTTCAGCCGGGCGGCCACGCAGGAACTGCGGGAGCGGACTCGGGACCGGTTCGTCGCGGTGGCGGCGGGACTGGCCGATGCGGCGGCGCGGGACAGCGCCGACGAGTTGATTCGCCATCTGGCGCAGGCGGATTCGGCGGAGGTGGCGCGGCGGCGGGCACGTCTGGTCGCGGCGCTGTCGGATTTCGATTCGGGGACCATCGCGACCACGCACAGCTTCTGTCAGCGCATGCTCGACGAGCTGGGGCTGGCGGGGGAGCAGGATCCGGGCGTGCGCATGGTGGAGGGCGTCGACGATCTGGTCGACACCGTCGCCGATGACCTGTTCCTGGCCCGCTACGCGCGCAGCGGGCCGCCGTTCTCGCTGAAGGACGCGCATCAGCTGGCGGCGGCCGCGGTGCAGGATCGGCATGCGCGCCTGGTGCCGGACGAGGACATCGGCGATCACCCGGCGTCCGAGCGGGTCGCCTTCGCCGCCGAGGTGCGCGCGGAAGTGGAACGGCGCAAACGGCTTTCGGGCATCCGCGACTTCGACGATCTGCTGGTGCTGCTGCACGACGTGCTGGCCGACCCGGTGCACGGCGAGCGCGCGTGCCGCCGCATCCGCGAGCGCTACCGGGTGGCGCTGGTCGACGAGTTCCAGGACACCGATCCGCTGCAGTGGGACATTCTGCGCCGCTCGTTCCACGGCCACGCCACCCTGGTGCTGGTCGGCGACCCCAAGCAGGCCATCTACGCCTTCCGCGGCGCGGAGGTGCTCAGCTACCTGGACGCGGTCGCACACGCCGATTCCCGTCGTGAACTGACCACCAATCGCCGCAGCGACGCCGGGCTGCTCGACGCCCTCGACCACCTCATGCGCGGTGCGGCCCTGGGGCACAAGGAGATTGTGGTGCACCCGGTGGCGGCGGTGCGCCCCCGCACCCGGCTCACGGCACCCGAGCACACACCGATTCCCCTGCGGCTGCGCTGTTTTCCGCGCACGGGCGCCGGACCGCTGAACAAGACGGACTTCCCGGCGGTGGGCCGCCAGCGCTCCCGCGTCGCCGACGACCTGGCCGCCGATATCGTGCGCCTGCTCGACGCGGGCGTGCGGATCGACGACCGCCCGCTGGGCCCGGGCGATATCGCGGTGCTGGTGCGCACGCGATCCCAGATCGACCTGGTGCGCGGCGCGCTCGACAAGGTCGGGGTGGCGTCGGTGCTCGCGGGCGGTGCGAGCGTCTTCGGCACCCGGAGCGCCACGGACTGGCTGTGGCTGCTGCGCGCCCTGGAGCAACCGCATCGCGGCGACCGCGTCCGGCTGGCCGCGGGCACCCCGCTGCTCGGGCTGTCGGCCGCCGAGATCGATTCCGGCGGTGCGGATCTGGTCGGCACGCTGGGCGCGCAGCTGCGGGACGCGGCTCGCCTGTTCGGCCGCGCCGGATTCGCCGCCGTCTTCGAGAAGCTCTCCGCCGAAACACAACTCGCGCCCCGGCTGCTGGCGGTGGCGGGCGGCGAACGGCAGCTCACCGATCTGCGGCATATCGCGCAGCTGCTGGATCGGGTCGCGCTGCGCGAATCGCTCGGCCTGACCGCGCTCACCCGCTGGCTGGCCGACCGGGTGCGAGATCCGGCGTCCGGCACGGTATCCGACCGCAGCCGCCGCCTGGATCGCGATGCCGCGGCGGTGCAGATCGCGACCGTGCACGCCAGCAAGGGCCTGGAATTCCCGGTCGTGTATGTGCCTTTCGCCTGGGACAGCGCCAAGAATCCGAACCCGGTGACGCTGCTGTTCCACGACGGCGGCGGCGACCGCGTCCTCGATGTGGGCGGCGCGGAAGCGCCGGGATACGCGGAGCGCAAACGCTCCGCCGACGCCGAGGACGCGGGGGAGGAGCTGCGGCTGCTGTACGTGGCCCTCACCCGCGCGCAGTGTCAGGTGGTGGCGTGGTGGGCCCCCGCCTACGGCACCGCGTTCGCGCCGCTGCACCGGATGATCCTGGGCCGGATGCCGGGCAGCGCGGAGGTGCCCGCGCGCAGTGCGGTCGCGGCGGATTCGGTGGTGCTGGAACAGCTTTCGGCCTGGTCGGCCGCTGGCGTGGCCGACACGATCGCCATCGAGGCGGTGACGGCGGTGGGGCCGGTCCGGCCGCGCTGGGAGCGCGCCGCCGCGGCGACCGGCGAACTGGCGGCGGCCCGCTTCGATCGGGTGCTCGACCACGACTGGCGGCGCACCTCGTACTCCGCGCTCACCGCGGGCGCCCACGACCTGCATACCGCCGAACCGGACGAGGTCCCCGGGACCGACGAACCCGACGCTCCCGCAGCCGATCTCGACGATAGGACCGAATTCGACACGGCCGCACCGTCTCTGATGAACGCCCTGCCCTACGGTGCGGAATTCGGCACGCTCGTGCACGGTGTGCTCGAGGTGGTCGACACCGACGCCGCCGATCTGGCCGCCGAGGTCCGGGCCCGCTGCGCCCGGGCGATCGAGGAACAGCTCGCCGACATCGACCCCGACGAACTGGCGTCCGCGCTGCTCGCGGTCCTGCGTACACCCCTGGGTGACGGCGGTTCCCTGGCCGATATCTCCAGCCGCGACCGCCTCAACGAGCTCGACTTCGAACTGCCCCTCGGCGGTGGCGACACCCCGCGCACCGAGCGGGTGACGCTGCGGCAGATAGCGACCCTGCTGCGCACCCACCTGCCCGCCGACGACCCGTTCGCCGAGTACGCCGACCGGCTCGACACCATCGAGGACTCGCCCCTGCGCGGCTACCTCACCGGCAGCATCGACGCCGTCCTGCGCACGGCCGGACCGCGTTTCGTGGTCGTCGACTACAAGACCAACCGCCTCGGCACCGGCGACCTCACCGTGGCGCACTACACCCGCGACCGCATGGCCGCGGAAATGATGCGCTCCCACTACCCCCTGCAAGCCCTCCTGTATTCCGCCGCCCTGCACCGCTTCCTGCGCTGGCGCCTACCCGACTACACCCCGACCCGCCACCTCGGCGGCGTCCGCTACCTGTTCGTCCGCGGCATGATCGGCCCCGAAACCCCACCCGACCACGGCGTTTTCGCCTGGGACCCACCGGCCGCCCTGATCACCGACCTGTCGGACCTGCTGGCGGGCATCGGCCATCAAACGCGGGTTGGTGGGCGATGACGGCAAGCCTGTTGGCGCAGAGGGCAACTCGGTTCTCCTGCGCGATCGATGATATTGACTGTGCTTCGGCCGTCGGCTCGAATTTTCCGGGTGTTGAAAGCCGTTCTGCCCGCGGCGAAGAGTGGACGATGACCGCTGTTCGGCTGGCGGAGCGGGCAACTCGGCCCTCCCGTGCGCTCGGCGCCATCGGCGGTCCGTCGTCCGTCGGTGCGAGCTTGTCGGGTATTGCTCTGCCCGTGGCGAGGAGTGCGCGATGACCGCTATTCAATTGGCGCAGCGGGCAACCGGGCTGTTGCGCACCTTCAATACCGCGGGTGTGCTGTCGGCGGCCGATGTGCATGTGGCGGTGCGGCTGGGGCGGTTGGGGCGGGAAGAGTCCGAGGTGGTGTTGTTTGCGGCGGCCTTGGCGGTGCGGGCGGTGCGGTCGGGGTCGGTGTGTCTGGAATTGCTACGGATGCACGAGATCGGTATCGACGGGGAGGGTTTCGATACCGGTGGCGATCCGGAGGCGATCGATCCGGCGACCCTGCCGTGGCCCGATGTCGATGCGGTGCTGGCGGCGCTGCGGGTCAGTCCGCTGGTGCAGGGGAGTCCGGCGGGGCCGCTGCGGCCGTTGCGGCTGGTCGATCACGATGCGGGGCCGCTGCTGTACCTGGACCGGTATTACCGGCAGGAGCAGACCATTCGGCAGGCGCTGATCGAGCGGGGCGCGGGATATCCGCTGATCGATCCGGAAACCGTTCGGCGCGAACTGGATCGGCTGTTCCCGGAGCCGACGGGACCGCACGATCCGCCGGACCGGCAGCGGGTGGCGGCCGCGCTGGCGGCCACCCACTGGACGACCGTCGTGGCGGGCGGCCCGGGAACCGGCAAGACCCACACCATCGCTCGCATTCTGGCGCTGCTGGTGGCCCATCAGCGGTCGATGCCGGGTGCGCCCGCGCTGCGGATCGCGTTGGCCGCGCCCACCGGCAAGGCCGCGGCGCGGCTTCAGGAATCGGTGCGCGAACAGGCGGGTGACCTGGACCTGCCGGAGCTCACCGCCGCGACTCTGCACCGCCTGCTGGGGTGGCAGCGCGGCGGCGCGACCCGGTTCCGGCACCACGAATTCAACCGGCTCCCTTACGACATCATCGTGGTGGACGAGACCTCCATGGTGTCGCTGACCATGATGAGCCGCCTGCTGCCCGCGGTGCGTCCCGACGCCCGCCTGGTCCTGGTCGGCGACCCCGACCAGCTCGCCTCGGTGGACGCCGGTGCGGTGCTCGCCGACCTCGTCGCGGGACCGGTTGCCGGGCAGCCGAATCCGGTGCTCGATCAGGTGCTCGACGGCAATACCGGCGTCGAGCATCCCGACGCGCTCACCCCGCGCGAGCGGGACCGGTTGCGCGGCGGCATCGTTCGCCTGACCCGCGGCCGGAGGTTCGGTGGCCGCATCGCCGCACTCGCCGTCGCCGTGCGCGCCGGTGACGCGGATGCGGCGCTGGCGCTGCTGGCCGACGGCGGCGACGAACTCACGCTGTGCGAGCCCGACGACATCATCGGCGTGCGAGCCGATGTCGTGGCGGCCGCCCGCGCGGCGACGGCCGCGGCGGACCGCGGTGATGCGGCGGCGGCGCTGACGGCCATGGAATCCCATCGCCTGCTGTGCGCGCACCGCCAGGGCCAGTTCGGCGTCGACCGCTGGGACCGGTTGGCCGGAGGCTGGGTCGCCGCGGCCGGAATCGGCGCGGAACACGGTGCCGGGCACTGGTTCCCGGGCCAGCCGCTGCTGGTCACCGCCAACGACCACGAGGCCCGCATCTACAACGGCGACACCGGCGTCATCGTCCGCGCCCCCGACGGCACCCTGCGCGCGGCCCTGCAGCGCGGCTCCGAGCCCTACCTGGTGCATCCCACCCAATTCCCCGGTGTCACAACGGTATACGCCATGACCATCCACCGCAGCCAGGGGAGCCAATACGGCACCGTCTCGGTCGTCCTCCCCGGCCCCGACTCCACCCTCCTCACCCGCGAACTCCTCTACACCGCCATCACCCGCGCCCGCACCCACGTCCGCATCCTCGGCACCGAAGACGCCATCCGCGCCGGAATCGCCCGCCGCGTCCTCCGCGCCAGCGGCTTACGCGGGTGATCCCGGCAAAAAGCATGCCGGGACGACTGAAGGGCTTGGTGGCCGGGATGACTGGAAGGGGGGCCGCCGGGATGGTTGGAGGGCAGGGCCGCCGGGATGACTGAAGGCGGGGGACTCGATAGATCGTGTTGGGGCGACTTGATAGGTATGTTGCGTCGGAACGATCTACGCTGGGGCTATACGGCACGTGTCGGGATCTGTGCGGATCGAGGGGTTCGAGACATGACCAGTGTGGCTGAGCACGTCGGTGTGCTCATTGTCGGGGCGGGGCTGTCGGGGGTCGGGGCGGCCTGTCACTTGCGGCGGGCGTTTCCGGGGCGGAGCCTCGTTGTTCTGGAGGCGCGGGATGCTGTCGGCGGGACGTGGGATCTGTTCCGGTATCCGGGGATTCGCTCCGACTCGGACATGTTCACCCTCGGCTATCGGTTCCGGCCGTGGCTGGGCGACAAGGCGATCGCCGACGGCGACTCGATCCTGAGCTATGTGCGCGAGACGGCCGCCGAATACGGCATCGATCGCCACATTCGGTTCGGGCACCGCGTGGTGCGCGCGGAATGGTCGTCCGAGCGGCAGCGCTGGACCGTCACCGCGCAGCGCACCGACACCGGCGAATCGGTCGTCCTCACCGCGGACTTCCTGTTCGGCTGCTCCGGCTACTACCGCTACGACCGGGGCTACACTCCGGAATTCCCCGGCCTGGACCGCTTCGGCGGCACGGTGGTGCACCCGCAGCACTGGCCCGAGGATCTGGCCGTGGCGGGCAAGCGGATCGTCATCATCGGCTCCGGCGCCACCGCGGTCACGCTGGGTCCGGCGCTGGCCCGGCTCGGCGCGACGGTGTGCATGCTGCAACGCTCGCCCAGCTACATCCTGTCCGCCCCGGCCCGCGACGACCTGGCCGACCGGCTGCGCACGCTGCTGCCCGCCAAGGCCGCCTATGCGCTGGCCCGCGCCAAGAACATCGCCGTCAGCACCGCGATCTATCAACTGTGCCAACGGTATCCGGACCGCATGCGGGCCTGGATCCGCGGCTGGCAGGAGCGCTGGCTGCCCGCGGGCTACGACATCGACACCCACTTCACGCCCGCCTACAACCCGTGGGATCAGCGACTGTGCCTGGTGCCCAACGGCGATCTGTTCCGCGCCATCCGCGCGGGCGACCTGGACATGGTCACCGACCGCATCGACACCTTCACCGAGACCGGCGTGCGCCTCGCCTCCGGAACCGAGCTGGAGGCCGATATCGTCGTCACCGCAACGGGTTTGGACCTGCTCCTGTTCGGCGGCATCGAACTGGTGGTGGACGACGCCGTGGTCGACGTGCCGAAGGCGATGGCGTACAAGGCCATGATGCTGTCGGAGGTGCCGAACTTCGGCTACATCATGGGTTACACCAACGCCTCCTGGACGCTGAAGGCGGATCTGGTGTGCGAGTACGTGGTTCGCCTGCTGCGGTACCTGGACGAGCACGGCTATTCCAGCGTGACCCCGGTGCGCGATCATTCGGTGGGCACGACGCCATTTCTGCCGAACTTCAGCGCCGGTTACGTGCTGCGCGCCGCCGATCGCTTCCCGGTCGCGGGCGATCGCAAGCCGTGGCGGCTGCACATGAACTATCTGCGCGATATTCCGGCGTTCCGGTACGGGAAGATCGATGACGGCGCACTGCGATTCGCTCGGGCGGAACGGCGTGAGCCGCTGCACGTTGTGAATTGACGCTGAGGGTGGCGAGCGCGCCGTGAATCAGGCTGTGCCCTCGAAGATTCCGGGAATCGCCAGCGCACGCTCCACGTCCTCGCGCCGCCCCAGCGTGACCAGGACGTTCCGGATCATTGTCAGCCGGGCCGCCGCGACCTCGCCGGGGTCGGGCTCGCCGCCGGGCGCGGTCGCCGCCGAGACCCGGTAGACCACGAATTCGCAGACCTGTAGGGCGGTATCGAGATCCAGCAGGGCCGGGCGCGGGCGGCCCAGCTCGGCGAACTTGGCGCACACCAGCGCGCGGATATCGTCGAAGGCCCGCTCCCGATAGGCCGACACCGGTGAGGCCGGATCGTGCAGTTCGGCGAAGACCGGCCGCAGCATCGGGCCGTGCCCGCGCGCCCAGTCCAGATACGCGTCGATGATGCCGATGCCCAGCTCCACCGGCTCGCCCGACCGCTCCGCCGCCGCCCGGATACCGCCGACCAGCCCCTCGTTGGAGGTGGTGAGCAGCGCGTGCAGCGGCGCCTCCGCATTGCCGAAATAGCGGTAGAAGGTGGGCCGCGAGATCCCGGCCCGCTCGATGATCCGGGCCACGCTCAGCCCGCGCGAGCCGTGCTCGGTGAACACCTGCGCGGTCGCGAACACGATCCGGGCACGCACCTCGTCGGCCTGCTCGGGCGTCTGCGGCGGTCGTCCCCGCCGCGCGCCACCATGGGAGGTAACCACCGCGTCGCTGGGCATCTGTGGATCCTTCCCTGATCGGTGGCACGGTCTTGACAGAGTGTCCCACGCGGTCATTAATCTAACAGTAGTGTTCAATTAATAGAGAGGGCCGACAATGACGACCGCCCCGGAGCTCGCTCCCGCCGCAGCCCTGCCGTTCCCGCTGGTGGAGCGGCTGCTGTCGCACGCCGTCGCGGGCGGCGCTCCGGCGGTCGAGGTGTATGCGCCCGCCACGGGCCACAAGATCGCGGAGCTGCCGCAGTCGTCGGTCGCCGATATCGACACCGCCTTCGCGGCCGCCCGGCGAGCGCAGCGGGAGTGGGCGCGGGTGCCGGTGCGCGAGCGGGTCGCGGTGCTGCGCCGATTCCACGATCTGGTGCTGGCCGAACAGGACGCCATCCTCGATATCGTGCAGACCGAGACCGGCAAGTCGCGCGTGCACGCCTTCGACGAGGTCGCCGACGTCGCGGTCAACGCCCGCTACTGCGCCGCCGCGGCCGAGCGGTTGCTGGCGGTGCGCCGCCCGCGCGGGGTGCTGCCGGTGCTGACCCGGGTGGAGGTGCGGCACCGCCCGAAGGGCGTGGTCGCGGTGATCTCCCCGTGGAACTATCCGCTGGCGCTGGCCGCCTCCGACGCGCTGCCCGCCCTCGCCGCCGGAAACGCGGTCGTCTCCCGTCCCGACAACCAGACCGCGCTGACCGCACTGTGGGCCATCGACGCCGCCGAACGCGCCGGACTGCCGAAGGGCCTGTGGCAGGCGGTACTCGGCCGCGGCTCGGCCATCGGCGGCGAGGTGATCGCGCGCGCCGATTTCGTCGACTACACCGGGTCCAGCGCCACCGGCCGCACCATCGCCCGGCAGGCGGGGGAGCGGCTGATCGGCTACTCGCTCGAACTCGGCGGCAAGAACCCGATGCTGGTGCTGGACGACGCCGACGTGCGCGCGGCGGCGAAGATCGCGGTGCGCGCCTGCTTCGCCTCGGCGGGCCAGCTGTGCGAATCGATCGAGCGAATCTACGTGCACGACAGCGTGTACGAGCGATTCGTCGGCGAATTCGTGAACAACACCCGCCAACTCACCCTCGGCTCGGCGCTGGACTACTCCTACCAGATCGGCTCGCTCACCTTCGCGCGCCAGATCGACACCGTCGCAGCGCATGTCGACGATGCGGTGGCGAAGGGCGCGACGGTGCTCGCGGGCGGCCGCGCCCGGCCCGACCTCGGCCCGTACTTCTACGAGCCCACCATCCTCGAGGGCGTGCGGCCCGGCATGACGGTATACCGGGAGGAGACGTTCGGTCCGGTGGTGTCGGTGTACCGGGTGCACGGCGACGACGAGGCCGTCGAGCGGGCCAACGACACCGCCTACGGCCTCAATGCCAGTGTGTGGGGCCGGGATCGGGCGCGGGCGCGCGCGGTCGCCGCCCGCATCGCCGCCGGATCGGTGAACGTCAACGAGGGCTTCATCGCGGCGTGGGGCAGCGCGGCGGCACCGTCGGGCGGGCTCGGGATTTCCGGCGGCGGCCGTCGGCACGGTCCCGAGGGGCTGCGCAAGTACATCGACACCCAGACCATCGCGGTGCAGCGGGCGCTGCCGATCGCGCCGCTGCCCGGCATGTCCGAGGCGGTGTGGGCGAAGACGCTCACGCTGTACTTCGGCGTCATGAAGGCGTTGCGGCAGCAGTGAATACGGGAAAGGGCAGGAATATGGAGACCGTAGCCGGGACCAAGGTCCTCATCACCGGCGCCGCGATGGGGCTGGGCAAGGCGTTCGCCGAGCGGGCGGTGCGGGAGCGGGCCGCCGATGTGGTGCTGTGGGATGTGAACGAGGAGGCCCTGAACAAGACCGCCGCCGAGCTGACGGCAGTGGGCGGCAGCAGGATTCACCGGTACGCCGTCGACGTGTCCGACCGGGACGCGATCGCCGCGGCGGCGGAATCGGTGCGCGCCGCGGTCGGCGTGATCGACGTGCTGATCAACAATGCGGGCATCGTGCGCGGCAACGGCTACTTCTGGGAGACCCGCGACCGCGCCG
The Nocardia terpenica genome window above contains:
- the recD gene encoding exodeoxyribonuclease V subunit alpha; its protein translation is MTAIQLAQRATGLLRTFNTAGVLSAADVHVAVRLGRLGREESEVVLFAAALAVRAVRSGSVCLELLRMHEIGIDGEGFDTGGDPEAIDPATLPWPDVDAVLAALRVSPLVQGSPAGPLRPLRLVDHDAGPLLYLDRYYRQEQTIRQALIERGAGYPLIDPETVRRELDRLFPEPTGPHDPPDRQRVAAALAATHWTTVVAGGPGTGKTHTIARILALLVAHQRSMPGAPALRIALAAPTGKAAARLQESVREQAGDLDLPELTAATLHRLLGWQRGGATRFRHHEFNRLPYDIIVVDETSMVSLTMMSRLLPAVRPDARLVLVGDPDQLASVDAGAVLADLVAGPVAGQPNPVLDQVLDGNTGVEHPDALTPRERDRLRGGIVRLTRGRRFGGRIAALAVAVRAGDADAALALLADGGDELTLCEPDDIIGVRADVVAAARAATAAADRGDAAAALTAMESHRLLCAHRQGQFGVDRWDRLAGGWVAAAGIGAEHGAGHWFPGQPLLVTANDHEARIYNGDTGVIVRAPDGTLRAALQRGSEPYLVHPTQFPGVTTVYAMTIHRSQGSQYGTVSVVLPGPDSTLLTRELLYTAITRARTHVRILGTEDAIRAGIARRVLRASGLRG
- a CDS encoding flavin-containing monooxygenase, encoding MTSVAEHVGVLIVGAGLSGVGAACHLRRAFPGRSLVVLEARDAVGGTWDLFRYPGIRSDSDMFTLGYRFRPWLGDKAIADGDSILSYVRETAAEYGIDRHIRFGHRVVRAEWSSERQRWTVTAQRTDTGESVVLTADFLFGCSGYYRYDRGYTPEFPGLDRFGGTVVHPQHWPEDLAVAGKRIVIIGSGATAVTLGPALARLGATVCMLQRSPSYILSAPARDDLADRLRTLLPAKAAYALARAKNIAVSTAIYQLCQRYPDRMRAWIRGWQERWLPAGYDIDTHFTPAYNPWDQRLCLVPNGDLFRAIRAGDLDMVTDRIDTFTETGVRLASGTELEADIVVTATGLDLLLFGGIELVVDDAVVDVPKAMAYKAMMLSEVPNFGYIMGYTNASWTLKADLVCEYVVRLLRYLDEHGYSSVTPVRDHSVGTTPFLPNFSAGYVLRAADRFPVAGDRKPWRLHMNYLRDIPAFRYGKIDDGALRFARAERREPLHVVN
- a CDS encoding UvrD-helicase domain-containing protein translates to MAGTAPETTSKPDGTRFELCGPLPTGTTVLEASAGTGKTYAIVGLAVRFVAEAGVDVSELLLVTFSRAATQELRERTRDRFVAVAAGLADAAARDSADELIRHLAQADSAEVARRRARLVAALSDFDSGTIATTHSFCQRMLDELGLAGEQDPGVRMVEGVDDLVDTVADDLFLARYARSGPPFSLKDAHQLAAAAVQDRHARLVPDEDIGDHPASERVAFAAEVRAEVERRKRLSGIRDFDDLLVLLHDVLADPVHGERACRRIRERYRVALVDEFQDTDPLQWDILRRSFHGHATLVLVGDPKQAIYAFRGAEVLSYLDAVAHADSRRELTTNRRSDAGLLDALDHLMRGAALGHKEIVVHPVAAVRPRTRLTAPEHTPIPLRLRCFPRTGAGPLNKTDFPAVGRQRSRVADDLAADIVRLLDAGVRIDDRPLGPGDIAVLVRTRSQIDLVRGALDKVGVASVLAGGASVFGTRSATDWLWLLRALEQPHRGDRVRLAAGTPLLGLSAAEIDSGGADLVGTLGAQLRDAARLFGRAGFAAVFEKLSAETQLAPRLLAVAGGERQLTDLRHIAQLLDRVALRESLGLTALTRWLADRVRDPASGTVSDRSRRLDRDAAAVQIATVHASKGLEFPVVYVPFAWDSAKNPNPVTLLFHDGGGDRVLDVGGAEAPGYAERKRSADAEDAGEELRLLYVALTRAQCQVVAWWAPAYGTAFAPLHRMILGRMPGSAEVPARSAVAADSVVLEQLSAWSAAGVADTIAIEAVTAVGPVRPRWERAAAATGELAAARFDRVLDHDWRRTSYSALTAGAHDLHTAEPDEVPGTDEPDAPAADLDDRTEFDTAAPSLMNALPYGAEFGTLVHGVLEVVDTDAADLAAEVRARCARAIEEQLADIDPDELASALLAVLRTPLGDGGSLADISSRDRLNELDFELPLGGGDTPRTERVTLRQIATLLRTHLPADDPFAEYADRLDTIEDSPLRGYLTGSIDAVLRTAGPRFVVVDYKTNRLGTGDLTVAHYTRDRMAAEMMRSHYPLQALLYSAALHRFLRWRLPDYTPTRHLGGVRYLFVRGMIGPETPPDHGVFAWDPPAALITDLSDLLAGIGHQTRVGGR